The genomic interval TTACCGCCGGGCAGGTTGTTTTCCGCGCAGTATGCTTTGAAGGCTTTCACGAATGCTTTGTTTTCCGGTGTTTTAATGCTCTGGAAATAGTTCCAGGCGGCCAGATGGCCTACCAGCGGCTGAACATCCATTGCGCGCAACTCATCTTCTGCAACCGAAAAGGCCATAATCGGGCAGAGTTCCGAAGTCAGACCCTGGTTGGCAAATTCCTTATAGAATGGAACATTGCTGTCCCCATTGATCGTAGACAATACACAGGCATCGCCGGAGGCGCCGAACTTTTTGATATTTGCAACAATCGTCTGATAATCCTGGTGATGAAACGGAGTGTATTCTTCGTATATATTTTCGTCCGGTACGCCGACGCTTTTCAGATAGGCTTTCAGCACTTTATTGGCCGTACGCGGAAACACATAATCGGTGCCCAGCAGATAAAATTTGGTGCAGCCCATTTCCTTCATCATATATTCCGCCGCCGGAACCAGCTGCTGATTCGGAGATGCACCGGTATAGAATACATTCAGTGATTGTTCCTCGCCCTCGTACTGCACCGGATAAAACAGCAGTTCATTATATTCCTCAAAAACCGGAAGGCACGATTTACGACTGACTGATGTCCAGCAGCCGAAGGTTACCGCCACCTTTTCCTTGGTGATCAACTCTTTCGCCTTTTCATTGAACAGCGGCCAGTCCGATGCCGGATCAACCACCACGGCCTCCACTTTTTTTCCGAGAACACCGCCGGAGGCATTCAATTCCTCCACCGCCATCAGCACGACATCTTTAAGCGATGTTTCAGAAATCGCCATCGTGCCACTGAGCGAATGAAGCACACCGACTTTAATCGTCTCTTCAGCCTGGGCATCAGTCGCCGCACCAAAGCCGGCCATCGCAAGGACGGAGGCCGCAATGAAATATTTCCTGTTCATAAGTATCTCCTGCTTCTGGGTTAGGTTCAATCTTCAGCAAATAGTGCATCCGAGCCTGACCCTTTCGCAGATGACGTGCCACCAGAAGGTTATAAAATATGTATAAAATTATCATCTAAATCATAAATACCTTTTAAACAAGAAGTTAAGAAAAATGAAAAACACTTTCTATCCTATCGGAGCAGCGGTAATCCTACTCTTATATATTACATATATGTTTTATATCTATACATATGATTCATATATGTATTTACATTTATACAGCAACTCTTCCCGCGCGTTCCATCGGTCTCTCTTTCAGAAAAAAAGATAAAGAAACAATAATTATCCGGGGCACCCGTTTAATGAACACGAGCAATAAACAATTCAACCCCAGGAGATAAAAATGAATAACAAGGTATGGCAGACAGCAGGACTCATGATGGCACTCTTTGGTGCAGCCTATGTTGCAGAAGCACAGCGCCCCGGCGGACAGCGTCCGAACTTTGAAGAAATGCTGAAAAAATATGACGCCGACGGCGACGGACAACTTAGTGAAACCGAACGCGAAACCATGCGCAGTGAAATGCGCCAGCGCGGCGGTCAACGCGGAGAACGCGGAGAGCGCCCGAACTTCGAAGAAATGCTGAAAAAATATGACGCCGATGGCGACGGAAAGCTCAATGAAACCGAACGTGAAACCATGCGCAGCGAAATGCGTCAGCGCGGCGGTCAAGGGCGCCGAGGTCCTGGCGGCACTGCCGCAATGCTGAAAAAATATGATACCGACGGAAGCGGCGAACTGTCGGCGGCTGAACTCGAAAAACTGATGGAAGACCAGAAGTCCAATCCGGATGCCAAAGCAGAAAACGGACGTCCCGACCGCGGACAGGATCGCCAACGTGGTCCGCGGATGAACCGCGAAGAAGCCATGGCAAAATATGACACCGACGGCGATGGAAAACTCAGCGAAACCGAACGTGAAGCCATGCGGAATGATATGCGGAAAAACCGCAACTAAGCATTCCTTCAGAAAAGGCGGCTTCGGCCGCTGCCAGCACTCAGATTCTATTTTCTGAGTGCTTTTTTGTGCTGTAAACAGAATGACAATCAGCAATGCATGACTGCTGTCGCCGCCCTTTTTATATCCGGTAATAACCTCTACCGCGACCGGTTCCGGTTTGAAGAAGAGTTCCTGGAAGAGGAATTCGAATTTCTGCTGTTCGATGAATTCCGGTCCGACGACTGATTTCTCTGACCCCCGGGCTGAAAACCGCCTGCAATCCGTTCCGCCAGCCGGGCCCGTTGTTCAGGCGACATGGATTCCACCATGGAACGCATCTGCTGAAAAGCCTGTGCCCGCTGCTGCATGGAAGAGTTCTGCGGAGCTTTCCGTGCGGTATTTTTTGAATTGTTCGCTGTTTTCGATCCTCCCTGCTCGGTTACCGTCAGTAAACCCTGACCATAGCCCGCTTCCGCACTGTCCTTGACATGTTTGGAAGGGGTATAATCCACCAGATAGGTTTCCACCTCACCGGTGATGATGTGTTCTACTATCACACCCTCGAAAGTAATCTCCTTGATATCCCACTCGCTGAGAAAATCAACAATCGGTTTGCGCACATCCCGCGGATCCGTAATCCGGCTGATGACGGAATCCACGTCTCCTTTCCAGACCCGAAGATTGGCTTCTGGACGGTATTTAAGCGAAAAAACCGCACTGCTTTCATCACCGACATAAACCCCTTTCACCAGCAGATCGGGAAAGGTGTTCTGTCCGGTCGCTTTACGTTCTTTCACAAACAGGTGTTTTTCAACCACCTCCTCCATCGTAGGCAGATCGTTTCCGGGGTCCAGGTTTTCCGGAACCCGGACATCGTAAGCGGTTTCTCCATCCATCGATAAATCAATATCCAGCGGAGCACGTGCGGAAATGACAACCGCCACCGCACCGGCGGTACAGAGAATGCCCAGTCCGGGGATCATAAAACGGGTATATTTCAAATTCATTTTTCACCTCCGGCCTGACAGATAATCTGGATGGACATACGCAGCGACAGACGGGGTTCTGCAGTATCCGTGCTCGGACCACGCCGCCGTCGGCGGGTCCGCCTTTCGGACAATGAAAAATCCTGCACAAGAATCAGCGGTCGATAGGTTTCCAGACGGTGTATGAATTTCAGAATTTCCGGATAACGGCCCTCCCCCTTCAACTCCAGATTCAACTGATTGGCTGCAGCCCCCACTGAAGAACGTCCCGCAGTGGTTTCCAGTTCAAGATCGGGTCCGAGTTCGTTCAGCAGTTTAATCATGGCGGTCTGTGTGAGAATCCGGTTTTCAATCGGAGGAAAAAGCAGATCATCCGCTTCGCTCAATGCACTTTTCAGCTGCTCATGCTCTTCCTCGATCGCCCAGGCATCCAGCTCAAGCAGATACAGTTCTTCCAGCAGTGCCGCTTCATCCTGAAGCATTTCAAACTGTTCTTCACGAAACGCGGCGGCTTTTTTACCGGCCGGATACAGCACAAGTCCGAACAGCAGCACCCCGCTCCCGGCCAGTACATACAGCCGCTCTCTGCGCGACAATTTTGCCAAAGGATTTTTCATATTTTTATCTCCTTAAACTCACGCTGAGTTCAAATTCGTGATACTCCCCCTCTTTTCTGCCGATATCGGAGGTATTGAGCGTATCAACAAACGGCAGAGCCAGAACCCGTTCCGGCAGGCGGTCCGGCTCTTTCGAATAGCCTTTCAGCGTCAGCTGATCTTCACGATAGGACAGTCCGTTTAAATAGGTATCTTCAGGCAAGACTTCGGAAACAGCCTTCAGCATTTCCATGGTACTCGTACGGGATTCACGGATCCGTTCCAGCTGCACCAGCTGCTTGCGAAACGTGCGGTTGAGATTCCGCATTTCCTGAATTTCAGCTGTGGCGCGGTTCATTTCCTGAATCTCTTTGGCCACCTTTCTGCGCTGCAGCCAGGGCGCCCCGGACCGAAGGGCATAAGCGGTCAGCAATTCAGCCGTCAGCAGAATACAGAGCGCTGAAATCACCAGCGTACGCCGGCTGATCGGTACTTTCCGTTTTTTATCTTCAATCAGATTAAGTGTGCCATCAGGAACCACCGAGGCAGCCAACAGCACTTCAGCAAGGGAAGGCTGTTCTTCCGATAAGGCTGCAGCTTCGGCTTCCGGAATATCCAGCGGCTGAACCTGAAGACCAAATGCCGTACCCAGTTCATCCTCCGCTTCCGGCAGCGGTTCCGGTCCGGCAGTCAGAATGCGGCTGATACCTTCATCGCCCAGCCAGTTCTTATTTCGGGCCGCCATCTGCCGCGCAGCAGCAACCAGGCGTTGCGGGCTGAATCCCGGTACCGAACGCGGAATACACTGCGAATCCTGCAGAATATCCTGCCCGTACAGCCCCAGTTCAATATGGTCCGCATCCGCCAGAACCAGCAGCGTCGGAACCGTTGAAAGAGCAGGAGAAATCACAGAACTGAATGCAAGCGCCTCATCAATCGGAACGCCGGCCCGCTCAAACTGAGTCACAAGTTCGCATACCTCACCGCGCCGCGCCGCCGTGAGATTGAGCACCACCTGCTGTCCGTCGGGCGTATCAGCTGAAGACCAGCCCATCAGCCGTTCCTCCTCTGCCAGAGGAATATGACGCACCGCTTCAAAACGGATCATATTTTCAAGTTCATCCCGGGCGGCGGCCGGATAACGCAATGTGCGCTGAATAACAGCATTCCGAGGAATACACAGCATCACACGCGCAGGTGTTTTTTCCTCAGTGCTTATCCGTTCAGCAAGGGCTTCAAACAGTTTTTCATCCCGCGGAAACCGTTCAATAAACCGAATCTGTATGCCGAGCATACTGCGGTCGACAAATACGGCATCTACCGTTCGATCTCCGAACAGAATACACATCGTTGTTTTTGCACTCATAACCTGTTGTCCTCACTGACTGATCTAAATATCTTCCTCTTCCGGAACACCGTACGTAAGAATACGGTCAATCATCTCACCGGAGGCATTCTCCATCATATCCTCCAGTTCATAGCCCGCGTTATCGCCCTCACCCAACCTGAGCTTCACCAGAATGAAACGGCGTGGGAAAAAGGAGATTTCTTCCGGTTCCTCTTCAGAAACAATATCTTCGTCTTCATCCGACGATGCCGGAACATAGCCCTGGGCAATCAGATAGAGCGTATCGGGAAGTACGTTTATCTGTTCATATTCGAGCTCCTCTTCCTCATTCGTATCCACATCTTCCGGATAGGTGCCCTGCAGCACATACTGCGCGGAAGCCCTTCCCTCGGGACTGTTATCGCCAACCAGATACCACTGCAATCCGCCGCCCCGGATCATACCATCCTCAATACGGACGGAATGCCCTCTGCCATAAAACAGCTCCGGCGTTATCCCATAAACAAGCATCAGCTCTTCCGGAGAATCCAGCGGCCCGTTTTTTACATGGCGGGGATTATCCAATGCCTGATAATCGTCCTCCTCCATTCCGTTGGCGCGCGTGTTGCTGTCAGTGTCCGTCCAGTCGATAATACGGTCAACGAGCTCGCTGCGTTCAGTGCCCTCCTCCATATCGCAGGCAATTTCAAAAAGACGATGCCAGCCATTCTGTCCCAATTCATTCGGATCCAGGGCGGAAGGCTTATAGACCAACTGATATGAAAGCACACCGCGACCCAGTGCATACCCGGAACGGTAGGCCTGCAGCTCCTCAATGGCTGTTTCATAATCTTCGGTACCGGAAATCAGATAAGCATCTCCATATCCGTTGGCATAGAGTCTCGCATTATCCTGACCGATCTCCAACCGGGCCAGTGCCAGCGCACTGCGACAAAGCTGGGCATTGACCGCCTCCTCATAATTGCTGCCTGCCGCCTTCAGTTCGACATTCATATCCGAGCCGAAGTTCGCCACCAGCAGTGCCAGCACCACGGCCACTGAAAGAACAATAAGAAGTGCAGAACCCTCTTTCGGTTTTTCCGGCGACCTGAAATCAACCGATCTCAGCGTTCGGTTTTCAAAAAATGGACGTTTCAGTCTCATATACCTTTTCTTCGAATGCTGTAATCAAAACAGAGGGTTTCCCGCTCCATCTTCGGAAGTTTGATTTCCATCTCCACATAATCCGGCAGTTCAAGCGCGTAATCGCCTTCGATATCCTCCGCCTCCAGCTCAACTGGTTCGGGTTCACCGGTCATCCCCTCTTCATCCAGCTGCCAATGACGGAAAATGATGGCCTCCGCTTTTTCGATCAATTCAACCTCCTGCGTTGGCAGCTGTGCATCATCAGTAAACATCGCATTGTCGCCCCAGTCCTCACCCACCGGATTATCAATGCCCTGCAGAAAAGAAACATCGGTCAGCCAGAGACTTTGATATCCCGTTTCTTCATCGGTCCGCACCTCCAGTACAATCCAGTGCATATAGCCATCACGCTCTGTACCGAGAAAAGGACGCTCCAGACAGAATCCGACGGCGGTCTCCTCACCTCGGTAGCGGTAATCGCCCTCCGCTGAATCATACGAACCGTCCTCTTCAAGCATGGATTTTTCCTCCTGCGTAAGCTGCAGGGCCCGGGCATCGCGCAGCGCACCGCCCAGCACCAGTTCCAGCGATCGCATCCGGGTCAGATTATCCAGCGAAGCGATTCCCTGATCCACCGAATCACTGGCATTCCGCAGCACTCCGGCAATGGATCCACATAAAATACCCATCACCGCAAGCGCAACCAGAAGCTCCATCAAAGTAAAACCTTCACGGGCACCGCCTGAAAACCGTCCAGGGCTGAAAAACCGGAAACCGGAAACCGGAAACGTTTCACTCCTTTTCCGCGATCCTTCCGGCCGGTGACGATCTGTTTCTGCCATAACGATATCAGCCCGGTTTTTATTCATCTTCAAAAAGCTCTATTCCATTCAGCTTCACCTTATGCACCGCCTCGCCTTCGGCATCTTCACTCCAGGAAACAACCACCTCCATTTCGCAAGGCACCAGGGCATCGGTCTGACTCTCATCATCGCCATCCATCCCCGGCAGCGTATCCACATCCCTCTCCTCCACAGTAATCCGCCAGGAAAAACGCCCCTCTTCACCGCCGGACTCCGAATCGGGCACATAGGTTAAACGGCGCAATGCATTCATCTCCCGCGAGGCAATCCGAACCGCCATTGCATGATCTTCTGTATAACTGATATCTCTGAGGTTGTAGCCCAGCGCCGTCAGCATCCCCGTTACACCAACGGCAAAAACAACCAATGCAACCAATACTTCAAGCAGGCTGAATCCGTTACAGTCCCCTCGAAAATCATCCGGCTCTCTGGAAAACCTGTTCATGGAATCCGAGACCTTTTACTTTCAGATATCAGATGAACCACTTTCGGCCGGCCGGTGAGAATATCTGCGGAAATACTGAGCCGAATATCGTCATAAATCAGTGTAATACCGCCCCCGTTGCTTCCCCCGAAATGGGTAAAGGAAACGGCCGGCGGATCACTGCTTTCAACGGTTTCCGGATATGGATTTTCAGTCTGGAACCCGGATTCCTCCGTTTTTTCATCCGTCTGAATCTGATCCGCTGTGAAAGATTCGATTTCATAATCTTCACCAAACGCCACCACCTTTTCAAAAATACCGGTGCTGATTTCCGGAGCCTGAAAAAAGGAATTCTCCGTTTCCACCGTCTGGAAACGGCGTGCTTCAACCATACGTATCTCCCGGGTCTCGGAATCAATACGAAGATCAACCTTCACCTTACGGTTTATCGCCGCCATCCGGGCTTCCGTCATCAGCTGCATAATGTTGCGCCCTTCCTTGCGAAGCACATGTTTCGGTGAAGTCATGGCATCGATCGTCGGAATACTGATGGTGGTGATCACGATAACAATCGCCAGCACCACCAGCAGTTCCAGCATGGTAAAACCGGATTTAACATACCGAAGGTCTGAAGGCCTCAAGTCCAAAACCGAAGAGCAGACGAACGTTCTTTTATTCTCCTTTAACTGGCCTCTGACATACGGCATTTCAACCTGCTTAACGTTAATCCAGATTAGACAGATCCTGATCGAACTTCCCTTCTCCTCCTTCTGCCCCATCGGCTCCGTATGAAATAATTTCAAACGGTTCACCATCCGGACCCGGTGCGGTATAAATATAGTCATTGCCCCAGGCATCCTGAAGATGACGCTCTTTTTTCAGATATTTCGGGCCCCAGCTTCCATCGTCATCCTCCGGAGCTGTAATCAGTACTGACAGTCCTTCCTCCTCGGTCGGATACCGGCCCATATCCAGCTTAAAGCGTTCGAGCGCATTTTCCAGCGTAGTAAACGATGCCCGCACCGCCTTGACTCTAGCCTTGTCCTCCTGGCCTGAAAAATTCTGCACCGCAATCGTACCGATCACCATCAGAATCACCAGTACCACCAGCAGTTCCACCAGTGTAAAACCGGATCGGCTCTCTTTCTTTTTCTTCTGATTCATCATGTTCTGTCTCCTGTTCATTCAAATGCCGCATTTCAAAAGAGGGATCAACCGGCCGAAGTACTCATCGCCATAATCCCCTGCATCATGCCGATCACAATAAAACCGACCACCACGGCAAGAATCACAATAAAAGCCGGTTCAAGCACACTGACAAACCGTTCGGTGCTGGCCGTGACTTTTTCTTCATAACGTTCCGCCACTTTATCGAGCATCGTTCCGAGCTCGCCGGAATCCTCGCCCATGGAAATCATACGGGCAGCCAGTTCCGGAAAAAGCGGATCATTCTGCAGAACCGGTCCCATCGGTTTACCGCCCTGAACGTTTTCATACACCGAACGCATCAGTTTACGCAGTGCCGCATTTCCCAGCGTTCCGCCTGTAATCGAAATCGCCTGAAGAATCGGAACCTGACCTTCCAGTAATGCGGAAAGCATACGGCAGAAACGGCTTGTTTCAGCTTCGGCCAGCAGGTTTCCGAGAATTTTAACCTTCAGCAGTTTTGTACCCCAGGCCACTTTGCCCTCTTCAGTCCGCGTCCAGAATTTAAAACCGGCCGCAGCCAGAACTAGAAGCAGCGGACCCAGCCACCAGTACTGAATACTGAAATCACTGACAGCGATCAGCGCACGGGTGGAAGCAGGCAGCAGCTGACCGGTACCTTCAAAAAGTGAAGTCAGTTTAGGAATCACCACCATCATCATGACGGCCACAACCACAATCCCCATCATTAAAAGCAGCGCGGGATAAATCATGGCAGTAACCACTTTTGAACGCAGTTTCTGCCAACGTTCAAGCAAGGCCGCAATACGCCGCATAATGAGATCAAGCGATCCGGAAGCTTCGCCGCCACGCACCATATTGGAATAAAAACGCTCAAACACTTTTGGATGTCGTGCAAGCGCATCAGCAAAGGAGGCTCCGCCGGTGACATCTTTCCAGACTTCTGTCAGCACTTCTTTAAAACGTTCGTGCGAGCAGAGATCAGCCTGGGTTTTAAGCGCCTGCTCAAGTGGAATTTTCGCATCCAGCAGGGCCGAAGTCTCCGACGAAAATTCCATCAGCTGCTGTGTGGTAATCCGCCCGTTCAACGATTTCGAAGCCGATGAAAAACCGTCGGCGGAAACACTGTCGACAATATTGAGCACCACCAGCCCCTTCTGCTGAAGCTGCTGTACCGCCCGGGTTTCGGACGGAGCTTCAATGAAACCGGTCCGCGTTTCCCCGCCGGAGGTAATGGCTTTATATGAGAATTTTTTCATGATCCGTTGAACCGCTAAGCATCGAAATCAACCGGCTTTCATCCCCACACCAATCCGTCCTGTGACGGAGAACCCGTTTTATTATGCCCATTGAGTAACCCTCCTCACTTCCTCAACAGTACTCACGCCATCCATCATGGCCTGCCAGCCGCATTCACGCAGCAGTTTGGTGCCGGAGCGGCGGGAAAGTTCGCGGATCGGCCCGGCTTCGGGCGATTTCTGGATCAGTTCGCGCATTTCATCGTTCACGGTCATCAGCTCATAAAGTCCCACGCGACCATAAAATCCGGTTCCGTCGCAGACTTCGCAGCCTTTGCCTCGGTAAAGCCGGTATTCCGGAAGAACCGCTTCCGGAAAATCGGAAAGCTGTTTACCGCTGATGGTATAGGATTCAGCACAATGTGGACAGATGCGTCGGCAAAGCCGCTGAGCGAGTGACCCGGTGAGGGCTGAAGCAATCAGATAGCTTTCAACTCCCATATCAGCCAAGCGGGCAATGGAACCGGCGGCATCGTTTGTATGTAATGTGGAAAGCACCATATGACCGGTGAGTGAAGCCTGAATGGCGATATCCGCGGTTTCAGCATCACGAATTTCTCCAACCATGATAATGTCGGGATCCTGCCGGACAATAGAACGCAAACCG from Verrucomicrobia bacterium S94 carries:
- a CDS encoding prepilin-type N-terminal cleavage/methylation domain-containing protein, whose translation is MTIFIPHRVRMVNRLKLFHTEPMGQKEEKGSSIRICLIWINVKQVEMPYVRGQLKENKRTFVCSSVLDLRPSDLRYVKSGFTMLELLVVLAIVIVITTISIPTIDAMTSPKHVLRKEGRNIMQLMTEARMAAINRKVKVDLRIDSETREIRMVEARRFQTVETENSFFQAPEISTGIFEKVVAFGEDYEIESFTADQIQTDEKTEESGFQTENPYPETVESSDPPAVSFTHFGGSNGGGITLIYDDIRLSISADILTGRPKVVHLISESKRSRIP
- a CDS encoding type II secretion system protein, translated to MKMNKNRADIVMAETDRHRPEGSRKRSETFPVSGFRFFSPGRFSGGAREGFTLMELLVALAVMGILCGSIAGVLRNASDSVDQGIASLDNLTRMRSLELVLGGALRDARALQLTQEEKSMLEEDGSYDSAEGDYRYRGEETAVGFCLERPFLGTERDGYMHWIVLEVRTDEETGYQSLWLTDVSFLQGIDNPVGEDWGDNAMFTDDAQLPTQEVELIEKAEAIIFRHWQLDEEGMTGEPEPVELEAEDIEGDYALELPDYVEMEIKLPKMERETLCFDYSIRRKGI
- a CDS encoding prepilin-type N-terminal cleavage/methylation domain-containing protein encodes the protein MNRFSREPDDFRGDCNGFSLLEVLVALVVFAVGVTGMLTALGYNLRDISYTEDHAMAVRIASREMNALRRLTYVPDSESGGEEGRFSWRITVEERDVDTLPGMDGDDESQTDALVPCEMEVVVSWSEDAEGEAVHKVKLNGIELFEDE
- the urtA gene encoding urea ABC transporter substrate-binding protein, coding for MNRKYFIAASVLAMAGFGAATDAQAEETIKVGVLHSLSGTMAISETSLKDVVLMAVEELNASGGVLGKKVEAVVVDPASDWPLFNEKAKELITKEKVAVTFGCWTSVSRKSCLPVFEEYNELLFYPVQYEGEEQSLNVFYTGASPNQQLVPAAEYMMKEMGCTKFYLLGTDYVFPRTANKVLKAYLKSVGVPDENIYEEYTPFHHQDYQTIVANIKKFGASGDACVLSTINGDSNVPFYKEFANQGLTSELCPIMAFSVAEDELRAMDVQPLVGHLAAWNYFQSIKTPENKAFVKAFKAYCAENNLPGGKDRVTDDPIEAAYFGVKAWAMGCEKAGTTDVDAVREALYGLEFDAPGGKKKFHESNQHTYKPVYVGEILKNGQFKIVYESDGLVEPDSYSKLLHTDGNFPAPTGGPKK
- the gspG gene encoding type II secretion system protein GspG — encoded protein: MMNQKKKKESRSGFTLVELLVVLVILMVIGTIAVQNFSGQEDKARVKAVRASFTTLENALERFKLDMGRYPTEEEGLSVLITAPEDDDGSWGPKYLKKERHLQDAWGNDYIYTAPGPDGEPFEIISYGADGAEGGEGKFDQDLSNLD